One Electrophorus electricus isolate fEleEle1 chromosome 13, fEleEle1.pri, whole genome shotgun sequence DNA segment encodes these proteins:
- the si:dkey-221l4.11 gene encoding claudin-23, whose protein sequence is MHTPASMVTGIVFAPLGLVLLFTAAITPQWREGQAWLGGARQAVGGAKGRELLLLRSDGLWESCLQVANSELRECWPASGPYQRDARVRAARTLILSSLFLCGTGVVLASVGIRCWTDAPLRNVAAGGGLLVALSGLLSLAALGVYTRHLSELGVELASTVSGFQGLDVHKMPSLSLRPAGSLYFAWVGAWVQVLGGVALLCGVRRPRCPARTHAERAEAYEVNC, encoded by the coding sequence atgcacacACCAGCCTCCATGGTGACGGGTATCGTGTTTGCTCCACTGGGACTGGTGCTGCTGTTTACGGCTGCCATCACCCCTCAGTGGCGCGAGGGGCAAGCTTGGCTGGGCGGGGCCAGGCAGGCCGTGGGCGGAGCCAAAGGCAgggagctcctcctcctccgctcTGACGGACTGTGGGAGAGCTGTCTGCAGGTGGCGAACTCCGAGCTCAGGGAGTGCTGGCCGGCGTCCGGACCGTACCAACGGGACGCACGGGTGCGGGCCGCCCGCACCCTCAtactctcctccctcttcctgtgCGGCACGGGAGTCGTGCTCGCCAGCGTCGGCATCCGCTGCTGGACCGACGCGCCACTCAGAAATGTGGCGGCAGGCGGCGGCCTGCTGGTGGCGCTGTCGGGCCTGCTCAGCTTGGCGGCGCTGGGAGTGTACACGCGACACCTCTCCGAGCTGGGCGTGGAGCTGGCCTCCACTGTGTCGGGGTTCCAAGGACTGGATGTGCACAAGATGCCCAGCCTGAGCCTCCGCCCGGCCGGGTCGCTCTACTTCGCATGGGTGGGGGCCTGGGTGCAGGTGCTGGGTGGAGTGGCCCTACTATGCGGGGTCCGACGCCCACGGTGCCCCGCACGGACTCATGCGGAGAGGGCAGAGGCTTACGAGGTAAACTGCTAA
- the cnksr1 gene encoding connector enhancer of kinase suppressor of ras 1 translates to MDPVTSWSAESVSRWLRGLDSSLQQYAFEQWQLSGVDLLQLSSQQLHQLGVHKLGHQELVLEAVEKLCSLTYGLGGESLRSLTEKLRAVAHSLQMGIQSRWRVNTYDGQSATKLPASVLQDVVELITAAKGLFFLLNRYQHTQISGCTGSQNIIPLCKDLGSTIHKEITVFEKEKDIIATSRQLVAICDEILSSAPEGLLTHATQLQSVELVPTIPGQQLGLEITSTPSNQHYVSSTAEKCPSESSKILAGDEVIQVNDQIVVGWSRKYLEEKLQESPHGISLLLRRMPFSLRRRDERGDSSVSIKRSNKPIEFSFSPGEEKVSEEEQEERGRHAVLTHTPASVRCCSYRAAVLTPEGQELSERVSDYSFDGSQSFTSSTDQQREGSETGLVRRGLGEEPSTMRRSPSPLSLDSNRVRMGSCPEMGGNREEKENKKYTIKGTQTALSRRRVSCRELGRPDCDGWLWKKRKESSVFMTQKWQRFWFVLKGATIYWYTSQQEEKAVGLVKIGSYSIESAGEHKRKYVFKMSHPRFQNFFFAADNVTDMSKWINSLITAIQKYRKFQQNLPDSEAECYSETESEEDGSNSPRLPKKKASTKVQSNTLPRKSKPKGGGATTTLPAGGSKAAGAEDEMGDLFNKLKEGGVSLIGQSQPITHDQLRRSFIRRNKNPVINEKIHTLRALQSTLKAKEAELQIINKLLEDSELTSLKFLQWKQCNEELYQEIQKLSAERNRHQTAPPPMAVAGGDSRVYDLSLSDGEQLVDSDVPSDGDSTLVTGHAHSGYADVHGDQTESGSSDKYFYI, encoded by the exons ATGGACCCCGTAACGTCCTGGAGCGCCGAGAGCGTGAGCAGATGGCTGCGAG gtcTGGATTCTTCTCTTCAGCAGTATGCATTTGAGCAATGGCAGCTGTCTGGGGTGGACCTGCTGCAACTATCCTCCCAGCAGCTTCACCAGCTCGGTGTGCACAAGCTCGGACACCAGGAGCTCGTCCTGGAGGCCGTGGAGAAACTCTGCTCCCTG acgtACGGACTGGGTGGTGAGTCTCTGCGCAGTCTGACAGAGAAGCTCAGGGCTGTGGCCCACTCTCTGCAGATGGGCATCCAGAGCCGCTGGCGCGTCAACACTTACGACGGCCAGAGCGCCACCAAGCTGCCAGCATCAGTACTGCAGGACGTAGTGGAACTGATCACTGCGGCCAAGGGCCTGTTCTTTTTACTGAACAG gtATCAGCACACCCAGATCAGTGGATGTACAGGCAGTCAGAACATCATCCCTCTGTGTAAAGATCTGGGCTCCACCATCCATAAG GAGATCACCGTGTTCGAGAAGGAAAAGGACATCATTGCCACT agtcgtCAGTTGGTGGCGATTTGTGATGAGATTCTGAGCAGTGCTCCGGAAGGTCTGCTTACCCACGCTACCCAGCTGCAGAGTGTCGAGCTGGTGCCCACCATACCGGGCCAACAACTG GGTCTTGAAATCACCTCCACGCCCTCCAACCAGCATTACGTCTCCAGCACAGCTGAGAAG TGTCCGTCAGAGTCCTCGAAGATTTTGGCGGGAGACGAGGTCATTCAGGTCAACGACCAGATTGTG gtGGGCTGGAGCAGGAAATATCTGGAGGAGAAACTACAGGAGAGTCCACACGGCATATCCCTGCTCCTCAGACGCATGCCGTTTTCTCTCAGGAGGAGAGACGAACGTGGCGACTCTTCCGTCTCCATCAAGCGCAGCAACAAGCCAATAGAATTTTCCTTCTCACCG GGGGAAGAGAAAGTGAGCGAGGaagaacaggaggagagaggcaggcacgccgtcctcacacacacgccgGCGTCTGTCCGCTGTTGCTCCTACAG ggcagCGGTGCTGACCCCCGAGGGTCAGGAGTTGTCCGAGCGCGTCAGTGATTACAGCTTTGATGGGAGTCAGAGTTTCACGTCGTCCACTGACCAGCAGAGGGAAG GATCAGAGACGGGGTTAGTGCGTAGGGGCTTGGGCGAGGAGCCATCCACCATGCGgagaagcccctcccccctcagcCTGGACTCCAACCGTGTCAGGATGGGCTCCTGCCCTGAGATGGGAGGCAACAGG gaggagaaggagaataaGAAGTATACCATTAAAG gcacacagacagcccTGAGCCGCAGACGCGTGTCATGTCGTGAGCTGGGCCGTCCAGACTGTGACGGGTGGCTTtggaagaagagaaaggagagtaGTGTCTTCATGACCCAGAAGTGGCAACGCTTCTGGTTTGTCCTCAAGGGGGCCACCATCTACTGGTACACCAGCCAACAG GAGGAGAAAGCAGTTGGCTTAGTGAAAATTGGAAGCTACAGCATCGAGAGTGCAGGGGAACACAAGAGGAAGTA cgTGTTTAAAATGTCCCACCCACGTTTCCAGAACTTCTTCTTTGCCGCCGACAACGTTACCGACATGAGCAA GTGGATCAACTCTCTGATCACTGCCATTCAGAAGTACAGGAAGTTCCAACAGAACCTGCCAGACAGTGAAGCTG AGTGCTATAGTGAGACAGAGTCAGAGGAGGACGGTTCAAACTCCCCCCGCCTACCAAAGAAGAAGGCCTCCACA AAGGTGCAGTCAAACACTCTCCCGCGGAAGAGCAAACCAAAAGGAGGAGGTGCAACAACTACCttaccagcaggtggcagtaaaGCTGCAG gggCTGAGGATGAAATGGGGGACCTCTTTAACAAGCTGAAGGAGGGAGGAgtgtctctgattggtcagagtCAGCCCATCACCCACGACCAGCTACGGAGGTCATTTATACGGCGGAATAAAAACCCAGTCATTAATGAGAAAATCCACACCCTGCGTGCCCTCCAGAGCACACTCAAG GCCAAAGAAGCAGAGCTGCAGATCATTAATAAGCTTCTGGAAGATTCCGAGCTCACGTCGCTAAAGTTCCTCCAGTGGAAGCAGTGCAATGAGGAGCTATACCAAGAAATCCAGAAACTTTCTGCAGAGAGGAATCGGCACCAAACAGCCCCGCCGCCTATGGCGGTTGCCGGGGGCGACAGCAGGGTGTATGACCTGAGCCTGAGTGATGGGGAGCAGCTCGTGGACTCCGACGTCCCGAGTGACGGAGACTCTACCCTTGTAACCGGACATGCGCACTCAGGGTATGCCGACGTGCACGGCGACCAAACGGAAAGCGGCTCCTCAGACAAATACTTCTACATCTGA